A single region of the Sphingobium sp. EP60837 genome encodes:
- a CDS encoding DUF808 domain-containing protein, with product MPSGLIALLDDVAGIVKLTATSLDDVAAAAGRAGTKAAGVVIDDTAVTPRYVMGLTPDRELPIIWKIARGSLRNKLFFLLPAALLLSAFAPWLLPPLLMLGGAFLCFEAVEKLLEAVQGGHDVAEEAMTTHSSKELEDQKVSGAIRTDFILSGEIMAIALGTVATEPLWEQALILVVVAVLITAGVYGVVGFIVKMDDIGLHLADRSAAATRAVGRGLVKAMPVLMQILSVVGTAAMLWVGGGLIVHGLHEFHWDLIPGAIHHVAEGAAHALPALSAAIDWVVNAIGGAIVGLVIGGIIVAALHLFKKH from the coding sequence ATGCCTTCGGGTCTGATCGCGTTGCTCGACGATGTCGCGGGCATCGTAAAGCTCACTGCAACCTCTCTCGATGACGTCGCGGCGGCGGCGGGCAGGGCAGGAACGAAGGCGGCAGGCGTGGTCATCGATGATACGGCGGTGACGCCGCGCTATGTCATGGGCCTTACCCCCGACCGGGAACTGCCCATCATCTGGAAGATCGCGCGCGGATCGCTGCGTAACAAGCTCTTCTTCCTCCTTCCCGCCGCGCTGCTGTTGAGCGCCTTTGCGCCCTGGCTGCTGCCGCCGCTGCTGATGCTGGGCGGCGCCTTCCTATGCTTCGAAGCGGTCGAAAAGCTGCTTGAAGCAGTGCAAGGCGGCCATGACGTCGCCGAGGAAGCGATGACCACGCACAGTTCGAAGGAATTGGAAGACCAGAAGGTTTCGGGCGCGATCCGCACCGATTTCATTCTGTCCGGCGAAATCATGGCTATTGCACTCGGCACCGTCGCTACCGAACCTCTGTGGGAACAGGCACTGATCCTGGTGGTCGTCGCCGTCCTCATCACCGCAGGCGTCTATGGCGTTGTCGGCTTTATCGTGAAGATGGACGATATCGGCCTTCACCTCGCGGACCGCTCCGCTGCCGCCACCCGCGCAGTGGGCCGGGGCCTGGTGAAGGCAATGCCGGTATTGATGCAGATCCTATCCGTCGTCGGTACTGCGGCCATGCTATGGGTCGGCGGCGGGCTCATCGTCCATGGCCTGCATGAATTCCACTGGGACCTCATCCCAGGCGCAATTCATCATGTCGCCGAGGGCGCTGCTCACGCGTTGCCCGCCTTGAGCGCGGCTATCGATTGGGTCGTGAATGCAATTGGGGGCGCAATAGTTGGCCTGGTGATCGGCGGCATAATCGTCGCAGCGCTGCACCTGTTCAAGAAGCACTGA
- a CDS encoding plasmid stabilization protein, whose protein sequence is MPRGDKSSYTDKQKRKAEHIEESYEDRGVSRDEAERRAWATVNKESGGGNKSGSGRGKADTHVSSRKGGRKGGAASARRSAADRSAAAKKGWETRRKRAAG, encoded by the coding sequence ATGCCTCGCGGCGACAAGAGCAGCTATACCGACAAGCAGAAGCGCAAGGCCGAGCATATCGAGGAGAGCTATGAGGACCGTGGCGTTTCGCGCGATGAAGCAGAACGGCGAGCCTGGGCTACGGTGAACAAGGAATCCGGCGGCGGGAACAAGTCCGGGTCCGGCCGGGGTAAAGCCGACACCCATGTGTCTTCGCGCAAAGGTGGACGGAAAGGCGGCGCAGCTTCGGCCCGCCGGTCTGCGGCCGATCGTTCGGCTGCGGCCAAAAAGGGTTGGGAGACGCGGCGGAAGAGGGCCGCTGGTTAG
- a CDS encoding glutaminyl-peptide cyclotransferase: MLFPLLCLLTLLSAPALADTPWKLVKTYPHDPAAFTEGLFFHDGALYESTGLEGRSAIRKVSLKDGKVIERRIIPQPYFGEGIVNWKDRLISVTWRHRQGFVWKLADFSPVSRFRYEGEGWGLTQDGRNLIMSDGTAQLRFLDPETLAETRRITVSFNGRLVDRLNELEYVKGEIWANIWYDNHIARIDPATGKVIDWIDIAPLAKASGATDDEAVPNGIAYDAQADRLFITGKYWPKLFEIRLQPMAKSSR; this comes from the coding sequence CTGCTTTTCCCTCTGCTCTGTCTGCTCACACTCCTGTCCGCACCCGCGCTAGCAGACACGCCTTGGAAGCTGGTCAAAACCTACCCCCACGATCCCGCGGCATTCACAGAGGGGCTCTTCTTCCACGATGGCGCCCTCTACGAAAGCACGGGCCTTGAGGGCCGCTCCGCAATCCGCAAGGTCTCGTTGAAAGACGGCAAGGTCATCGAGCGGCGCATCATCCCCCAGCCCTATTTCGGCGAAGGGATCGTCAACTGGAAAGACCGGCTGATCAGCGTCACCTGGCGTCATCGTCAGGGCTTCGTGTGGAAGCTTGCCGACTTTTCACCCGTCTCTCGCTTCCGCTATGAAGGCGAAGGATGGGGCCTGACGCAGGACGGCCGCAATCTCATCATGAGCGACGGCACCGCCCAGCTCCGTTTTCTAGACCCGGAAACACTCGCGGAAACGCGCCGCATAACGGTCAGCTTCAACGGACGCCTCGTCGATCGGCTAAACGAGCTGGAATATGTAAAAGGCGAGATTTGGGCCAATATCTGGTATGACAACCACATCGCGCGCATCGACCCGGCGACAGGCAAAGTCATCGATTGGATCGACATTGCGCCGCTCGCGAAGGCCAGCGGCGCGACCGATGACGAGGCTGTTCCAAACGGCATAGCGTATGACGCACAAGCGGACCGGCTCTTCATCACCGGCAAATATTGGCCCAAATTGTTCGAAATCAGGCTGCAGCCTATGGCGAAGAGTTCCCGCTAG
- the ygfZ gene encoding CAF17-like 4Fe-4S cluster assembly/insertion protein YgfZ, which translates to MTPTTLSDRALIRISGEEARPFLQGLLTRDVLTLKADEPRWTGLLTPQGKALFDFILWADGDDVLIDCEAAQADALAKRLTLYRLRRKVVVGREDSLAVHWSLDAADKPLDPRLPALGHRWLAPATTGDASPAFRAHRLSLAVFEGAAELGQDQTLWLETNAGELRGVDFDKGCYVGQENTARMHYRSKVNRRLVAVPLAEADEKRQRLALTDMGLSIELRRVEDIDPAILPAWLAAAIAGQAAE; encoded by the coding sequence ATGACCCCCACCACACTCAGCGACCGAGCGCTCATCAGAATTTCAGGCGAAGAAGCAAGGCCGTTCCTCCAGGGCCTACTGACCCGCGATGTACTGACGCTGAAGGCAGACGAGCCCCGCTGGACAGGGCTGCTGACGCCGCAGGGCAAGGCGCTGTTCGACTTCATCCTATGGGCTGATGGCGACGATGTGCTGATAGACTGCGAAGCGGCGCAGGCCGATGCGCTCGCGAAGCGCCTCACCTTGTATCGCTTACGCCGCAAAGTAGTGGTCGGACGTGAAGACAGCCTCGCCGTTCATTGGTCACTCGATGCTGCGGACAAGCCGCTCGACCCGCGCTTGCCCGCGCTTGGGCATCGCTGGCTCGCCCCGGCCACAACCGGCGACGCGTCCCCCGCCTTCCGCGCGCATCGCCTGTCCCTCGCGGTGTTCGAGGGCGCGGCCGAGTTGGGTCAGGATCAGACGCTCTGGCTGGAAACCAATGCCGGGGAACTGCGCGGCGTCGATTTCGACAAAGGCTGCTATGTCGGCCAGGAAAACACCGCACGCATGCATTACCGCAGCAAGGTTAATCGCCGCCTCGTCGCAGTGCCGCTGGCCGAGGCCGATGAGAAGCGCCAGCGCCTTGCCTTGACCGACATGGGCCTATCGATCGAATTGCGCCGTGTGGAGGATATTGATCCTGCCATTCTGCCGGCATGGCTTGCCGCCGCCATCGCAGGGCAAGCCGCCGAATGA
- a CDS encoding dihydroorotase: MTQTYDLILKNGTVHTPGGADKADVGVRGGKIVAIGSALGDAGEVIDCAGLDVLPGCIDSQVHFREPGLEHKEDLESGSRAAVLGGITAVFEMPNTNPNTDSDERVRDKLTRAHHRMWCDHAFYVGATADNAEQLKELERIPGTAGVKIFMGASTGSLLIDDDAALSRVLASGTRRVAIHAEDEARMNARKDLRVEGDPSSHPVWRDDESAMIATKRIIGLARKARRRIHILHVTTPAELEYIAWHKDIATCEVTPQHLTLAAEDAYPRLGTYAQMNPPIRSGAHRDGLWRWLNQGVPDVLGSDHAPHTVEEKAKAYPASPSGMPGVQTLVPLLLNHVAEGRLSLRRFIELTSSGPQRVFGLVGKGRIALGYDADFTVVDIKKRWTVGSEWLASRCNWSPFEGMDLTGKAVGTIVRGHRVMWEDTLANEAVGEAVRFEATEFA; encoded by the coding sequence ATGACCCAGACTTATGACCTCATCCTGAAGAATGGCACCGTTCATACGCCCGGCGGCGCAGACAAGGCCGATGTGGGGGTTCGCGGCGGCAAGATCGTGGCAATCGGCAGCGCGCTGGGCGATGCGGGCGAGGTGATCGACTGTGCGGGGCTCGATGTGCTGCCGGGCTGCATCGACAGCCAAGTCCATTTCCGCGAGCCGGGGCTGGAGCATAAGGAAGACCTCGAATCGGGCAGCCGCGCGGCGGTGCTGGGCGGTATCACCGCCGTATTCGAGATGCCCAACACCAATCCCAATACCGACAGCGATGAACGGGTCCGCGACAAGCTGACCCGCGCGCATCACCGCATGTGGTGCGACCATGCTTTCTATGTCGGGGCGACGGCGGATAATGCCGAGCAACTGAAAGAACTGGAGCGGATTCCCGGCACGGCGGGGGTGAAGATCTTCATGGGCGCATCGACTGGCAGCCTTTTGATCGATGATGATGCGGCCCTGTCCCGCGTGCTGGCGAGCGGCACGCGCCGCGTCGCCATCCATGCCGAGGACGAAGCGCGGATGAATGCACGCAAGGACCTGCGGGTGGAAGGCGATCCGTCTTCTCATCCGGTCTGGCGGGATGATGAAAGCGCGATGATCGCGACGAAACGGATCATCGGCCTTGCCCGCAAGGCGCGCCGCCGCATCCATATCCTGCATGTGACGACGCCTGCGGAGCTAGAGTATATAGCGTGGCACAAGGACATCGCGACCTGCGAGGTGACGCCGCAGCATCTGACGCTGGCGGCCGAGGACGCCTATCCACGCCTTGGCACCTATGCGCAGATGAATCCGCCGATCCGTTCGGGCGCGCATCGCGATGGCCTCTGGCGCTGGCTTAACCAGGGTGTGCCGGATGTGCTGGGTAGCGACCATGCGCCGCATACTGTCGAGGAAAAGGCCAAGGCTTATCCCGCTTCCCCTAGCGGGATGCCGGGCGTGCAGACGCTTGTTCCCCTGCTGCTCAACCATGTGGCGGAGGGGCGCTTGTCGCTGCGGCGGTTCATCGAATTGACCTCCTCCGGACCGCAGCGGGTGTTCGGCCTAGTGGGCAAGGGGCGTATCGCTCTCGGCTATGACGCTGACTTCACCGTGGTGGATATCAAGAAGCGGTGGACGGTGGGCAGCGAATGGCTGGCCTCACGCTGCAACTGGTCGCCCTTCGAAGGGATGGACCTTACCGGCAAGGCGGTGGGCACCATCGTTCGCGGCCATCGCGTGATGTGGGAAGACACGCTCGCCAATGAGGCCGTGGGCGAGGCTGTGCGGTTCGAGGCGACGGAGTTCGCCTGA
- the rarD gene encoding EamA family transporter RarD has translation MRTGLLAALGAYGLWGLLPIFFKLLNAVTPVEVVTQRIIWSLTLILGLLAARGSIGMLLATLRDRRLLLPLTGSAFFIAINWLVYVWAVNDGHVIAASLGYFLNPLVNVALGVLVLKERLRRGQAIAIGIAALGVAIMAAAALTTLWISVALAISFAFYGLIRKLTPVAPMVGLGAETLILAPLALAYLFWLSAHGGISLGKDTYLTTLLLISGALTTVPLILFAMAAQRLPMATLGLTQYVAPTLQFFCGVFLYGEKLTHGQILSFALIWLGLILFATDSFAAARRSRLAAA, from the coding sequence CTGCGCACGGGGCTGCTCGCCGCGCTGGGCGCTTATGGGCTGTGGGGTCTGCTGCCCATCTTCTTCAAGCTGCTGAATGCCGTCACCCCGGTCGAAGTGGTGACGCAACGCATCATCTGGTCCCTCACCTTGATCCTGGGCCTGCTGGCCGCACGCGGCAGCATCGGCATGCTGCTCGCCACCCTGCGTGACCGGCGTTTATTGCTGCCTCTGACCGGATCGGCATTCTTCATAGCGATTAACTGGCTGGTCTATGTCTGGGCGGTCAACGACGGCCATGTCATCGCCGCGAGCCTGGGCTATTTCTTGAACCCGCTAGTGAATGTGGCGCTGGGCGTCCTCGTACTGAAGGAAAGGCTGCGTCGGGGACAGGCCATCGCCATCGGCATCGCCGCGCTGGGCGTCGCCATCATGGCGGCTGCGGCGCTTACCACCTTGTGGATCAGCGTGGCCCTGGCAATCAGCTTCGCCTTCTATGGCCTCATCCGCAAGCTGACGCCCGTCGCTCCAATGGTCGGGCTGGGCGCTGAGACCCTGATCCTGGCTCCACTGGCGCTTGCCTATCTGTTCTGGCTGTCGGCCCATGGCGGCATTAGCCTTGGCAAGGATACCTATCTGACGACGCTGCTTTTGATCTCGGGGGCGCTCACGACCGTACCCCTCATCCTCTTCGCCATGGCGGCGCAGCGGCTGCCGATGGCGACGCTCGGGCTGACGCAATATGTCGCGCCGACGCTTCAATTTTTCTGCGGCGTATTTCTCTACGGCGAAAAGCTGACGCACGGTCAGATCCTAAGCTTCGCGCTCATCTGGCTCGGCCTCATCCTCTTTGCGACGGACAGCTTCGCGGCGGCGAGGCGCAGCAGGTTGGCAGCGGCTTAG
- the crcB gene encoding fluoride efflux transporter CrcB, translating into MNNILLVMSGGAVGALARYQLGRFAGQMLPGALWPWGTFAANVLGGFAMGLLAGWLARFNAGSGEAVRLLLGVGVLGGFTTFSSFSLETVLMIERGQMGMALGYAVFSVVAAVAALVGGLSVVRSVA; encoded by the coding sequence ATGAACAATATCCTCCTCGTCATGAGCGGTGGCGCAGTCGGCGCGCTGGCCCGCTATCAGCTTGGCCGCTTCGCCGGCCAAATGCTGCCGGGTGCGCTGTGGCCGTGGGGGACCTTTGCCGCCAATGTCCTGGGCGGCTTTGCAATGGGCCTGCTCGCCGGATGGCTCGCGCGGTTCAATGCCGGTTCGGGTGAGGCGGTGCGGCTGCTCCTCGGTGTCGGCGTACTGGGCGGCTTTACGACCTTTTCTTCCTTTAGCCTTGAGACGGTGCTGATGATCGAGCGTGGCCAAATGGGCATGGCGCTGGGCTATGCGGTCTTTTCCGTCGTGGCGGCAGTCGCTGCCTTGGTTGGCGGCCTTAGCGTCGTGCGGAGCGTCGCATGA
- a CDS encoding RluA family pseudouridine synthase, with amino-acid sequence MKGRPPGKPSGPPRGGRKPASGAGAPGRARGAAKAARARKPDGAKPTAKPSAKPAQAKTAPAKAVPAKAAPAKGVSLDVRQFRVGPDDDGIRLDRWFQRHLPDIGFNSVSRWARTGQLRVDGARAAPGDRLTEGQMIRVPPAEPKAPEAAKPRRVRPQLSDDQEAFAQSLVIHRDAQAIVINKPPGLATQGGTKTDDHVDGLLDALEFELDQRPKLVHRLDKDTSGALLIARTSRSAAYFAKAFSSRTARKVYWAIVMGVPSIDDGMIELPIAKQPGTGGEKMHVDEEEGLPARSRYRVIERAGNRAAWVELQPHTGRTHQLRVHMAAIGHPIIGDGKYGGKEAFLSGSISRKMHLHARRIRVDHPDGGRVDVRAELPEHFAASLTSLGFDISAGDLPLDEEIARAPTREDEKKAARAHAKQVRKGRRGERRSRGAGAPRKK; translated from the coding sequence ATGAAGGGCCGTCCTCCGGGCAAGCCGTCGGGTCCCCCACGTGGCGGCCGTAAGCCGGCTAGCGGTGCTGGCGCGCCGGGCCGTGCACGCGGGGCCGCCAAGGCGGCGCGTGCGCGCAAGCCTGATGGGGCGAAGCCCACCGCTAAGCCATCGGCTAAGCCCGCACAGGCAAAAACTGCTCCGGCAAAGGCGGTTCCGGCGAAGGCCGCTCCGGCCAAGGGCGTCTCGCTCGATGTTCGGCAGTTCCGGGTGGGGCCGGATGATGACGGCATCAGGCTCGACCGTTGGTTCCAGCGGCATCTGCCCGACATCGGCTTCAACAGCGTGTCGCGCTGGGCGCGCACGGGGCAGTTGCGCGTGGATGGCGCGCGTGCAGCTCCCGGCGACCGGCTGACCGAAGGCCAGATGATCCGCGTTCCGCCCGCCGAACCCAAGGCTCCCGAAGCAGCCAAGCCCCGCCGCGTCCGCCCGCAATTGAGCGACGATCAGGAGGCCTTTGCGCAGAGCCTTGTCATCCATCGGGATGCGCAGGCGATCGTCATCAACAAGCCGCCCGGCCTTGCCACGCAGGGCGGGACCAAAACCGACGACCATGTCGATGGCCTGCTCGATGCGCTGGAATTCGAACTGGATCAGCGGCCAAAGCTGGTTCACCGGCTGGACAAGGACACATCCGGCGCGCTGCTGATTGCCCGGACGTCGCGATCTGCGGCTTATTTCGCAAAAGCCTTCTCCAGCCGCACCGCGCGCAAGGTCTATTGGGCGATCGTCATGGGCGTGCCGTCGATCGACGATGGCATGATCGAACTGCCGATCGCCAAACAGCCCGGCACCGGCGGCGAGAAGATGCATGTCGATGAGGAGGAGGGGCTGCCTGCTCGCTCGCGCTATCGCGTGATCGAGCGCGCGGGCAACCGCGCCGCCTGGGTGGAACTGCAGCCGCATACCGGCCGCACCCACCAGCTGCGCGTGCATATGGCGGCGATCGGTCACCCGATCATCGGTGACGGCAAATATGGCGGCAAGGAAGCCTTCCTGTCGGGCTCGATCAGCCGGAAGATGCATCTGCATGCTCGCCGCATCCGGGTGGATCATCCCGATGGCGGCCGCGTCGATGTGCGCGCAGAACTGCCGGAGCATTTCGCCGCCAGCCTGACGTCGCTGGGCTTCGACATTAGCGCTGGCGACCTGCCGTTGGACGAGGAAATCGCTCGCGCACCTACGCGGGAGGATGAGAAGAAGGCGGCGCGCGCGCATGCCAAGCAGGTTCGCAAGGGCCGGCGGGGTGAACGGCGTTCGCGGGGAGCGGGCGCGCCGCGCAAGAAATGA
- a CDS encoding HAD-IA family hydrolase, with the protein MSNRLAVFDCDGTLVDSQHSICTAMTRAFEAEKLAPPDRASILSVVGLSLPLAIARLLPDAQTDFHDHLSESYKRAFHRLRQDNAVSEPLYPGIAELIRGLDADGWLLGVATGKSDRGLNLCLGHHGIQAHFVTLQTADRHPSKPHPSMLLTAMAEAGAAPETTVMIGDTSYDIDMALAAGTRALGVSWGYHAPSDLIAAGAHGIAMDSSELSNHIRAK; encoded by the coding sequence ATGAGCAACCGGCTCGCAGTGTTCGACTGCGATGGCACATTGGTGGATAGCCAGCACAGCATCTGCACGGCGATGACTCGCGCCTTTGAGGCGGAAAAGCTCGCGCCGCCTGATCGGGCGAGCATCCTGTCTGTCGTAGGACTTTCGCTGCCGCTGGCGATTGCTCGGCTCCTGCCGGACGCGCAGACCGATTTCCACGATCATCTCTCCGAAAGCTACAAGCGCGCCTTTCACCGCTTGCGGCAGGACAATGCCGTGTCCGAACCGCTTTATCCCGGCATTGCGGAACTGATCCGCGGCCTCGATGCGGACGGCTGGCTGTTGGGCGTGGCGACCGGAAAGTCCGATCGCGGCCTTAACCTCTGCCTCGGCCATCATGGCATCCAAGCCCATTTCGTGACGCTCCAGACCGCCGACCGGCATCCGTCGAAGCCGCACCCGTCCATGCTGCTGACCGCCATGGCCGAAGCGGGCGCGGCGCCTGAAACCACGGTGATGATCGGTGACACGAGCTACGACATCGACATGGCGCTCGCCGCAGGTACGCGCGCGCTGGGGGTGAGCTGGGGCTATCACGCGCCGTCAGACCTGATAGCCGCGGGCGCGCATGGCATAGCGATGGACAGCAGCGAACTCAGCAACCATATCCGGGCAAAATGA
- a CDS encoding ATP12 family chaperone protein, producing the protein MRRFYKDVAVISGDAGHEIQLDGRPVRTPARASLALPTLRLAAAVADEWRAQGESVDPRTMPFTGLANGAIDQIAPNRESFAAGIARYGESDLLCYRADGPAELIAREAAAWDPLIDWARHRYDVTFRVTHGVIPVDQPPETLERLEAAVMAYDPFMLAGLSTLVTLSGSLVCGLAIVEGGHDADTIWTASEIDEAWEIEQWGEDAEAAARSAKRRDEFAMARRFCALVSE; encoded by the coding sequence ATGAGGCGCTTCTACAAGGATGTGGCGGTTATCTCCGGCGATGCAGGCCATGAGATCCAGTTGGATGGGCGGCCGGTGCGCACCCCTGCGCGGGCGTCCTTGGCCTTGCCGACGTTGCGGCTGGCAGCGGCAGTGGCGGACGAATGGCGTGCGCAGGGCGAGAGCGTCGATCCGCGAACCATGCCCTTCACCGGCCTTGCAAATGGAGCGATCGATCAGATTGCGCCTAATCGCGAAAGCTTTGCCGCTGGCATCGCCCGATATGGGGAAAGCGACCTGCTCTGCTACCGCGCCGATGGGCCTGCGGAACTGATCGCGCGCGAGGCTGCGGCATGGGACCCGCTGATCGATTGGGCGCGGCACCGCTATGACGTCACTTTCCGCGTGACTCATGGGGTCATCCCGGTCGATCAGCCGCCCGAGACGCTCGAAAGGCTGGAGGCGGCTGTGATGGCCTATGATCCGTTCATGCTGGCAGGGCTATCCACGCTGGTCACCTTATCAGGGTCGCTGGTGTGCGGATTGGCGATCGTTGAGGGCGGGCATGATGCCGACACGATCTGGACGGCGTCGGAAATCGATGAAGCCTGGGAAATCGAGCAATGGGGCGAGGATGCCGAAGCTGCCGCTCGCTCGGCCAAGCGGCGGGACGAGTTTGCGATGGCCCGGCGATTTTGCGCGTTGGTGAGCGAGTAG
- a CDS encoding murein L,D-transpeptidase catalytic domain family protein: protein MDRRSFTKLALSGLAFSFLADSAGRAALTGVPQPSAPLPPPPTPHPVTPLAKQPYANLLDRAKAAMDQHSHMFALRDRVALADFDAPSRELRFHIVDLVGGHSSSYLVAHGRGSDPAHSGWLQTFSNEPNSLASSAGAYKTGEIYEGQHGRAMRLTGLDPQNNNAEMRAIVVHGADYVSEDHIATWGKIGRSEGCFAVARHMLPQLLGLLGPGRMVYANKLRSAEA from the coding sequence ATGGATCGCCGCAGTTTTACGAAGCTCGCTTTGAGCGGGCTCGCCTTTTCATTTTTGGCCGATAGCGCTGGGCGGGCTGCCCTGACGGGTGTGCCGCAGCCCTCTGCGCCGCTACCGCCTCCTCCCACGCCCCATCCGGTAACGCCGCTGGCAAAGCAGCCCTATGCCAATCTGCTCGACCGGGCAAAGGCCGCAATGGATCAACATTCCCACATGTTCGCGCTACGGGACCGCGTTGCCTTGGCCGATTTTGACGCTCCCTCGCGGGAGTTGCGCTTTCACATCGTCGATCTGGTCGGTGGCCATTCCAGCTCCTATCTGGTCGCCCATGGCCGCGGCTCGGATCCGGCCCATTCGGGTTGGCTCCAGACCTTCTCGAACGAGCCCAATTCGCTCGCCAGTTCGGCAGGCGCCTACAAGACGGGCGAAATCTACGAAGGGCAGCATGGCCGAGCGATGCGCCTCACGGGGCTCGATCCTCAGAACAACAATGCGGAAATGCGGGCGATCGTGGTGCACGGCGCGGACTATGTGAGCGAGGATCATATCGCCACCTGGGGCAAGATCGGCCGTAGCGAAGGTTGTTTCGCGGTGGCGCGCCACATGCTCCCCCAGTTGCTGGGGCTGCTTGGGCCAGGGCGGATGGTCTATGCGAACAAGCTGAGGTCGGCTGAGGCTTAA
- a CDS encoding L,D-transpeptidase family protein, whose product MNRPDLIRFCVAPLLGLAAAPALAQPPAVAPTLPAPAPPVIAPPALVTPPPVPIPTPSAAQQVWLNNWLKGGAEQGLMARSKATSSLASDALISAVLDRAKALSTGRVDTADFLNIWALRPAAFDPRPGLARAIAEDRLPQWAAGLTPPYSGYDGLRRGLSNYERIRDAGGWPVLTAKSAPDAVRKRLAIEDKTVQPGEKLVDALQRAQRRYGLNPTGLLDARTLKELNVPVEDRIGAIMANMERWRWMPRQLPVNRVQVNIAAAVLTVFEGDQPVTSMRAVTGAPDNATPMLTSSIHSIVVNPPWNVPSSIAKKELWPKGRTALLRQGYKIVGTLETGERIVQPAGPSSALGRLKFDFNNPFAVYLHDTPARAKFSSYDRLASHGCIRLEKPVPLAELMLQDDPKLSGQVQSLIDTGKTQRVQLPKEVAVYLLYWTAFSSSNGTMNFRSDPYGWDKLLAQKIEASSRRLDPMAAPAATIASKD is encoded by the coding sequence ATGAACCGTCCCGATTTGATCCGTTTCTGCGTCGCTCCCCTGCTCGGCCTTGCCGCCGCGCCAGCTTTGGCACAGCCACCCGCCGTCGCGCCGACCTTGCCCGCGCCCGCGCCGCCGGTGATCGCGCCCCCGGCCTTGGTTACGCCGCCGCCGGTGCCGATCCCAACGCCATCGGCTGCACAGCAGGTCTGGCTCAACAATTGGCTGAAGGGCGGCGCGGAACAGGGGCTGATGGCGCGCAGCAAGGCGACGAGCTCACTTGCCAGCGACGCGCTGATCTCCGCCGTGCTGGACAGGGCCAAGGCGCTCAGCACCGGGCGGGTCGATACCGCCGACTTCCTCAACATCTGGGCGCTGCGACCCGCTGCCTTCGATCCCCGCCCCGGCCTTGCCCGCGCGATCGCCGAAGATCGCCTGCCGCAATGGGCCGCTGGTCTGACGCCGCCCTATTCGGGCTATGACGGTCTGCGCCGTGGCCTCTCCAATTATGAGCGGATACGCGATGCTGGCGGCTGGCCCGTGCTGACGGCGAAGTCGGCGCCCGACGCGGTCCGCAAGCGGCTCGCCATCGAGGATAAGACCGTCCAGCCCGGCGAGAAGCTGGTGGATGCCCTGCAGCGGGCGCAGCGCCGCTACGGGCTCAATCCTACCGGCCTGCTCGACGCGCGGACGCTGAAGGAGCTGAATGTTCCGGTTGAGGATCGCATCGGCGCGATCATGGCGAATATGGAGCGGTGGCGCTGGATGCCGCGTCAGTTGCCGGTCAATCGCGTGCAGGTGAACATCGCCGCCGCCGTCCTCACCGTGTTCGAAGGCGACCAGCCGGTTACGTCGATGCGGGCGGTAACGGGGGCCCCCGACAATGCGACGCCGATGCTGACATCCAGCATCCATTCGATCGTCGTCAATCCGCCGTGGAACGTCCCCTCCTCCATCGCGAAGAAGGAACTGTGGCCCAAGGGCCGGACCGCCCTGCTGCGGCAGGGATACAAGATCGTCGGCACCCTGGAAACCGGCGAGCGGATCGTGCAACCCGCCGGGCCAAGCAGCGCGCTCGGGCGGTTGAAGTTCGACTTCAACAATCCCTTCGCCGTCTATCTGCACGACACGCCTGCCCGCGCGAAATTTTCGAGCTACGACCGGCTCGCCAGCCATGGCTGCATCCGTCTCGAAAAGCCGGTGCCGTTGGCCGAACTGATGCTGCAGGACGACCCGAAGCTGTCGGGCCAAGTGCAGTCGCTGATCGATACCGGCAAGACGCAGCGTGTGCAGTTGCCCAAGGAAGTGGCAGTCTATCTGCTTTACTGGACCGCTTTTTCCAGCAGCAACGGCACGATGAATTTCCGTTCCGACCCCTATGGCTGGGACAAGCTGCTCGCCCAGAAGATCGAGGCGTCGAGCCGCCGACTGGACCCCATGGCTGCCCCTGCGGCCACCATCGCTTCGAAGGATTAA